A region of the Desulfonatronum thioautotrophicum genome:
GAATGACTGAAAAGGCACGTACACTCAAGCTCGTCATGCCCGCGAAGCCTGTCCTCGTGCAGACGGGGAGCGGGCATCCAGGTCATACTTGCCACAATTTATTGAGAAGTTACGAATTATGCGTCCCAGCCGTCAGTGCGAGGTGTTCACGAAGCCTTCCTGGCCCCAGATCTTGATGCGCAGCTGCTGCATCAGCCCGAACCTCTCTGCTGTGTCCAGGGTGAAGTCAATGGCCCGCATGCTGGGCAGAAGCTGGGTCATGAAGTAGTTGAAGCGGCTGATGCCCCGCTCGCCGACATACAGGATGTCCCCCTCGCGCAGAACATGGTTCTTGCGCAGATCGCCACGGGCGACAAAGGCGTTCAAATCGATCTGCACCACGACGCCGCCTTCCTGCTGCGTCCGAACCAGATAGATCTGCTCCGGATCGGCGTTGGCCGTGATCCCTCCGGCGTTCATCAGCGCGTCCAGGACGGTCATCTCGGAGCGCAGCAGCAACACGCCCGGAGTAAACACCTGGCCCATGACGTAGGCCACGGAGTCCTCGCTCTGGGGAATGTAGATCACGTCGCCGTTTTGCAGCCGGGCATTGAGGGCCATGTTCCCGCCTTCCAGCAGCTCCCGCAAATCGATCCAGACCACCATCTCGTTGCCGCGCACAATCATGCAGCGGCTGAGGAAGGACTTCTGGGTATCCGCCGGCAGCCCCCCGGCCAGGGCCAGGGCTTCCAGAACCGTGCCCGGGCCATGGAAATGCACCGCCCCGGGATTGGCCACGCGGCCCAGGACGTAGGCCTTGTTGTTGTTGAACTGCCGCATCACCAGGGTCACGTCCGGAAACTCGTAGTACACCTCCAGGGCCGAGCGCATCCGGTCAGTGGCCTCGGCCAGGCTCATGCCCTCCACGGCCAGAAGCCCCACCCGAGGCAAGGCCACCTGCCCGTCCGGGGAAACGATGACCTCGCTCACGCTGATGTCCTCCCGGCCCCGGACAAAAAAGGAAAACCGGTCTCCCGGACCCAGGCGATAGGTCATGGAGACGTCCGCGGAGAAATCAGCCACCTGGTCCGCGGTGGCGTACTCCGCGGAGGTCTTGGCCGTGCCGGGCGTGAACAGAGTGTCCGGCACCTCCTGGTCCAGGCGGACATACTCCGCTTTCCCCATGTCCGCCTCCAAAACCTCGGCATGCTCGACATCAGGGCCGTACACTCCGGGCTTGATTTTGGGATGGGCGCAGGCGGCAAGAAACAGGGTCATCAGAAGTGGGAAAATCAGTTGCATGGTTTTCCTGCTCACGGTTATCTCTTTGGTGAAAATTCCGTTTTTCGTCAGAACTGCTTCAGCATGTACGTATTTTACAAGCCTGAAACTGCGAAAATGGTACACGATTGGTACGTTGCCGAAAATACTACTGTAATCCTGAAGGGATTCAATCGTAAAGCCGGTGGTTTTAACCACCGGGAAATAGCCTCCCCCAGTCATTGAGTCCTGAAGGGACGTCATTATCTGTTGAATCGGCAGAGAAATGTCGTCCCTTCAGGACTCTGATTTGTTGTGTGGCACCATCCGGTGGTTGAAACCACCGGCTTTATGATAACTCCCCTTCAGGGAGATAAAGCAAGATAACACGGGGCCTTACCTGGAAAACCTACTGAGTCGTAAATGCCGAAAGAATTACCGCGACAGCCGTGCTGCCCTGCGCCGGCCCGCCGTCTCATCCAGCCGCCGGGTTGCCCGACTCTTGCCCAGAAAAAGACAGGCCCACTGATAGCGACGCAGGAATGCCCGAAATTCCAGGTCGTTGTAGCGCGGCTTGCGGTCCAGCAGGCTGCGCGCATAACCCCACCACATACCCAGACCGCCGACGATCAGGGGCGGGCGGGTCATCCGGTACAGGGCGCTGGCGGTCATGTAGGCCAGGCCGGTGCCCATGAAATACTGGCCGAAACCGTGACGCATCCGGCCGACCCAGATGCTTTGCTGGCTGGAGCCCATGGGGCGGAGATGAATGAACCGGGTTTCCGGGTCGTCCCGGCTGCACGCCTTCCAGCCCAGCATCCGGCAGCGATGGCAGTCGATTCCGTCCCACATCACCTCCCGCACGAATCCGCCGATCTCCTGGAAGCACTCCCGGCGGTAGAACTTGGTCATGCCCACGGACATCTCGTCCCCGCATTTCTCGCTGACCAGCTTGCCGCTTTGCGGATCAGTGAAATACGGCTTGCCGCTGCATGTTCCCAGCAGTGGATCCCGGTCCATCCAGGCCAGCAGTGTCTCAAAGTAGCGCGGCGGGATGTCCAGGTCGAGATCAAACTTGCAGACAAAGTCGAAGTCGTCCAGGTCGATGGTTTCCAGCCCGGCATAAAAGGCGTCAATCACTCCCGGCCCCACGGCCCGCTTGCCCCGGTCCTCCCGACGGACAATGCGCATCCAGTCCGCCTTGGCCGCATACTCGGCCAGAATGGCCGGGGTTGCATCCGAAGACCCGTCATCCACCACGACCCACAAGGCCGGGGGCACGGTCTGGTTGAGGACGCTGTCCAGGCATTGCCGGGCGTACTCGGCCTCGTCCCGGCAGGGGGTGATCAGGACGTACTTTGGTGAAGTCATGGAAAACTCCGGGTAGGTAAGAGACAAATCAACGGCTATGGTTGAATGCGCAGGCCAACCTCCGCGCAAAACGTGACCAGGGATTTCCAGTGTTCCTCGGCGATGGAGCGGATCATGTCGATGTCCAGCCCCTGGTACTCGTGAACGGCCACATTGCGAAATCCGGTCATGGCCACCATGGCCAGGGCCGTCGGTTCCGTGATCAGCCCGGCCTTGCGCAGCAATTTGAAGGCATCGGCGCTGTTCTGGGGCATGCCCAGATGCTCCCTGGCGACCAGGTGCAGTGCCAGGTCGATGGCCGCCTGACAGGCCCGCTCAATATTCAACGTCAAGGCGTCGATATGGGTAAATTCGTGAGTTCCGGATCATAGGCATGCTCCTCGCGCAAACGAAGAATCGACCGTTCGATAATGGCCGCCTTGTTCAGACAAATGTCATCAGGCACGATAGGCATCCAGCACCTCTTGTCGCTCTTCATTGAACCGACAGTACATCCCCAGCAGCGTACAGGCCTTGAGATCGGCCTGGAAGGGATCACGGGTAAAAATTCGCCGACCGGCAAGGATGGCTTCCTTGGCATAGATCAGATTTTTGGAGGACAGCTCGCCGATGTCCACCTCGATCCCCATTTCCAGGCCCAGCTCCGCGGCCAGGGCAATCCGGTCCAGGGACGACATTTCAGCGTCCGGCATGGTCATCAGGGCCAGATCCAGATCACTGTCCGGACGC
Encoded here:
- a CDS encoding SLBB domain-containing protein; the encoded protein is MQLIFPLLMTLFLAACAHPKIKPGVYGPDVEHAEVLEADMGKAEYVRLDQEVPDTLFTPGTAKTSAEYATADQVADFSADVSMTYRLGPGDRFSFFVRGREDISVSEVIVSPDGQVALPRVGLLAVEGMSLAEATDRMRSALEVYYEFPDVTLVMRQFNNNKAYVLGRVANPGAVHFHGPGTVLEALALAGGLPADTQKSFLSRCMIVRGNEMVVWIDLRELLEGGNMALNARLQNGDVIYIPQSEDSVAYVMGQVFTPGVLLLRSEMTVLDALMNAGGITANADPEQIYLVRTQQEGGVVVQIDLNAFVARGDLRKNHVLREGDILYVGERGISRFNYFMTQLLPSMRAIDFTLDTAERFGLMQQLRIKIWGQEGFVNTSH
- a CDS encoding glycosyltransferase, whose amino-acid sequence is MTSPKYVLITPCRDEAEYARQCLDSVLNQTVPPALWVVVDDGSSDATPAILAEYAAKADWMRIVRREDRGKRAVGPGVIDAFYAGLETIDLDDFDFVCKFDLDLDIPPRYFETLLAWMDRDPLLGTCSGKPYFTDPQSGKLVSEKCGDEMSVGMTKFYRRECFQEIGGFVREVMWDGIDCHRCRMLGWKACSRDDPETRFIHLRPMGSSQQSIWVGRMRHGFGQYFMGTGLAYMTASALYRMTRPPLIVGGLGMWWGYARSLLDRKPRYNDLEFRAFLRRYQWACLFLGKSRATRRLDETAGRRRAARLSR
- the hepT gene encoding type VII toxin-antitoxin system HepT family RNase toxin, with the protein product MTLNIERACQAAIDLALHLVAREHLGMPQNSADAFKLLRKAGLITEPTALAMVAMTGFRNVAVHEYQGLDIDMIRSIAEEHWKSLVTFCAEVGLRIQP
- the mntA gene encoding type VII toxin-antitoxin system MntA family adenylyltransferase antitoxin, with translation MWIENHSENLPREKLLAIQRRLEQDGRVLAAYLLGSAVSGRMRPDSDLDLALMTMPDAEMSSLDRIALAAELGLEMGIEVDIGELSSKNLIYAKEAILAGRRIFTRDPFQADLKACTLLGMYCRFNEERQEVLDAYRA